GCGAGCATTGCCCAAGCAGTATTGACAGCATGAGCAGTCACCTTTGAAATTTACATAAACCTGCTTAGTCTTAAAAAAACTAAGATGTAAGtctatatatgcaaatatattTAAAGTTCCATGAAAACTAAGTTTTTTTGTTGCAAATAAGTAAATACATTTAATAATCGagagaaaaaataaattttgcATTGCATCAATTTAATTGCAGCTGGAGCAAATCTTCTTGTGAATTAAACTCCATGAGATAGTTGACGAAAAAAAAGCTCCAAACATATACAATAAATCCAATTAGAAAGATATGATTCAAATCTAGGCTAACTATATGTCAACTTGTTGAAGAATTTTTAATATtagtggagatgcacgtgccCCAGGCACATGTTTAAAGTGGAGATGTTTAAAACTGATTGGATTGCATCGAACTACTACTGAAAAGTCTCATTTGTTATGCGATGGAATAACCaaggaggcggccggcgagaTTTGAAACGGGCTGGCGCGGAGGTTGGCCTTATATAGAAAGCGATTAACCAAAGCGGGCAATTTAcaataaccgcctcggttaatattaaccgaggcggtcatctTAAGTTGCCCGCCTCAATtaatattaaccgaggcggttacaatatgttgcccgcctcggttaagttTCCCAGAATTTGATCCCAAGGCTTTGTTGCCTTGcatttttctccaaattcttgCACTGCACTTCATAATCCCCCAAAAGTAAAGCTGTAGGTTTCAAAATTCttgacaacttttgtttcagtaaCTTTTGCTGATTTGGCCTCTAACATTTTCAAACcttattttgaaaaaatagtGTTAAGTATGTTTTGATGATTATGTCCAGAATTGTTTCAATAACCTCTAATATTCAACGTTTAAACAAATAAACATGTCATTCTCGAGTCCAATTATCTCCGGAATTGATTACTTAACTTTGAATTCATCCATAATAATAATATGTTAGAAAAATCGACGGCTGGGAACCTCTAGTTCAATAACTCAGtacatttattacattaattaTTAAATCAAACTCATTTTGGCTTAGACGATAGCATTGTCCTCTTCTCACCATCCGGGCAGCACCATGTCTTCATCTTGGTCTTGTTGACGCCGGACTCAACTTGCTTGATCTTGTGTGGATGATCGGTAAAGAGCGAGAACTCCGCGTAGTTGTTGTATTCCTCGGGGATCTGTACTCCATCAGCTCCCACTATCCTCCGCTTTTCTGATACAACCACATGTTTATTTGAATCTCTAGGCTTCGGGTAGTAGGCTACCTGAGCGACGCGATTTGCTAGTACCCACTGATCATGTTTATACCCGACACTTCCAAGTTCCACGGTGGTTAGCCCATACTCGTCTACGACAACCGCATTTGGATTGACCCACTGGCACTGGAAGATGGGTATCTGTAGTTCACCACTGTAGTCAAGTTCCCATGTCTGCTCAATCTGCCCAAAGTATGCCTTGGTGTCTCCAGTGGCCTCGTCGATGCCCCTATATCTAACCCTGTTGTTCTGTGCTTCGCTCTTCTTATCCTTCTCTTTCATGTGAAACGTGTATCCATTGATGTCATACCCTTGCCATGAGGTGATTTGGGAAGACAGGCCGTATGCAAGCCTCGACTCATCAGATTCGCCATAGCGAGGTATGCCCTGATGTTTGATCCACATCATGAAATTGATCTTGTGCTATCTCTGTACCCAAGCCTCTGTGCGTCCGTCACGACCACGACAGAGCTCTTCCATATGCTTCTCAACCCACTTATCCATGACAACTAACTGATTAAGGGCGTTGTGATGGGCTTCTTGCAGCATTTCTCCTTCCGCATCGGTGCGATCTTTCCTCCCCGTGCACCCCATCCCTGAGGTTCTGCCTTCATGCGGATGGACGGGCAACCCAATCGCATTTCCGTCCTGTATATATTTGGTGCAGCAATTAATGGCCTCCTCCGTTGTGTATGCTTCGATCATAGAGCCCTCTGGGTAAGCATAGTTATGGATGTATCTATTTAGTGTCGACATGAACCTCTCGTACGTCCACATTTGGTGCAGGTATACAGGCCCGAGGTCCTGAATCTGATCAACCATGTACATCATCAAGTGTGGCATAATATCAAAGTAAGACGGCGGGAAGCACATCTCGAGCTGGCAAATCATCTCTGCGATGAATTGTTTCATGCCTGGTAGCTCAGCTTCATCGATGACCTTTTGTGTGATCCAGTTGAAGAAGTAACTGAGCCGAGTGATGACCATCTTCACATACTCTGGACCAATTGCCCTGATCATAATTGGGAGGAACACCGTGAGCATGATGTGGCAGTCATGTGCGTTGAAGCTGGTTAGTGTGAGGTCCTTCATCGAGACCAGACTCTTGATGTTCGAAGAGAATCCGGTCGGCACCTTGACGGCCCTAAGCCACTGGCACAGAGCCCTCTTATCATCTGTTGTGAGGTTGTTGCTTGCACCTGGAAGGTCCATCTTCCCACTCTACGCCGCTGGGATTGGATGAAGTTCGGGCCTAATGTCCAAGTTCACAagatcctgacgtgacttcagaCCATCCTTCGTCTTAGTCTTCATGTCTAGCAGGATCCCGGCAGTGCTTTCAAAAACATTCTTCGAAAGGTGCATGCAGTCGATGGCATGGGGTGTATCTAACTCCTTCCAGTACGACAGGTTCTTGAAGAAACACGACTGCTTCTTGAAAGGAACTGCGGTGACAGGCGGTTGTTCCTCCTCCATTATATCCCacttcctcttcttcatcttTTCTGTGGTCCCATCTTCCttagctttcttcttcttcccgaaCTCTATGTTTATGCCCttcaccatttcaaacacctTTTGCCCATAACTTGTCTTCTCTGGCTTATCTGTTTGAGGCTCATCCACTTTGTCAAAGAACTGATTCATCGAAGGATGCCGGTACCTGTGCTTTTTGCTGAGGAATCGCTTATGCCTCATGTACACCAATTTGTTCGATCCAGTAAGATAAGTGTAGCAGGTACCATCAATGCAAACTACACAACCTGACTTGCCTTTGATCTGCCCCGATAGTGAAAAAAGACTAGGGTAATCGGTGATGGTGACAAAGATGATGGCTTTTAGAGTGAACTCCTTTACGAACGCATCCATCATTTTTACCCACTCTTCCCATAGCATCTTCATGTCCTCCATGAGTGGCTCCAGAAACACATCTATATCATTGCCTGGCTGCTTCGAGCCAGAAATAAGCATGGTTAGTAAAAGATACCTATGCTTCAAACATAGATAGGGAGGTAGGTTGTAGATGGTCAGGATGACCGGCAAAGTGCTGTGGGAGCTGCTGAGGTCACTGAACGTATTCATCCCATCGGTACTTAGTGCGAACCAGATGTTCCTTGCCTTGTCACCAAACTCCTTTGCGTACTTTGCATCGAATCTTTTCCACTAATTGCCATCGGAGGGGTGTTGTAGCCTGCCATTGCCCCTAATGTGTTTTGCCGATGCATGCCACGACATGTGCTTGGCATCCTCTGGGTTCCTGAATAACGCACGCAGACGATCGATCACAGGGAGGTACCACACTAACAGGGCATGACTTTTTCTCTGCACGtatccctcttcttcctcatcctcagGAACCGTCAGGATTTGTTtggtcgtcttcttcttctgcctaCTCTTGGGTCCCTCGTCATCCACGTCGGCGTGACCACCGACATTTCTCTTGTAGCGACTCGCGCCGCAGTGTGGATAGCTCTGTAAGTTCTCATACTTGCCCCGATACATGATACAAAGATTACTGCACGCATGGAACTTTTTAAGCTTCATCGACACTAGCCGGATCATTTTCTTCGCTCGATACGTGTTGGGCGACACCTTGTTACCCTTTGGGTATGTGTCATACTTGCCCCGATACAGGATATAATGATTACTGCATGCATGGAACTTTTTAAGCTTCATCGACACTGGCCGGATCATTTTTTTCGCTCGATACGTATTGGCCGGTACCTTATTACCCTCTGGGTATATGTTAGCAAGGATACGTAACAGGTTGTTGAAGCTAGTGACGGACCACCCATGGTGAGACTTCAGCATCAGCAATTGGAGATTAAAATGCAATGCCATCCATTGCTTCGGACAATCCTTATACAACGGATCAATTGCCTCCAGCTTCATCTCCTTAAAATTCTCGAGCCACTTTGGATTCCCAAACAAAACATCGTCTTGGTCCATTTAGCTAGGTTCTCGAAAATCTCTGCATCTTCGAGCCCCAAAAATCACTCTTCTCATCACAATCCCCATCACCATCATTGGCTGCCATGTCTTGGAGAAGTTCATTGATCTTGACTTAATCACAATTTCCCAGTATCGCCGCCCGCTCTTGCTGCCGGTGATGATGAGGGCTGTTGTCCTCATTCATTCACCGACGAGGTCGTTGTTGACGAGTTTCGTTCTGATGCACTGGTGGTGCTCGAATCCACTTTGCAATGAAACTTCCAGACGGTGTAATTGTCGACAAAACCATAGCGGATCAGGTGAGATTTCACCACGCTATCTTCGTAGACAAGATTGTTCTTGCATCTATTGCACGGACAAATGGTGCCCTCCCGACCCAGACTTGTACGATGCTTTTTCACAACGGCAACAAATTTTGTCACATGATGCAGGAAAGTCAGATCGTTGCCAGCCCTCAGTACCTTATACATCCACTCTGCCCTGTACATGAAGAGATCCTGCACACAGCGAGAAATAAGAGTCAGATCGATTGGGATCTAGTTTTCTCTCTCCTGCATTTAGaactagatctagatccaaaaCAAATAGAaagagaggagatgagaggGTGAGGAGTTAGAAATCAACCTTTTGCGGTGTCCTCCCCCACCAAATCCAAGTGTGAAACTTGCCCCCTCTAGAATGCTCAAGTTTGGGTGTTTTGACCTCAAAATACCTAAAAATGGAGGAGGAGCcatggggaggaagaagaggagtggCTGCTATATATAACAAACTTAACCGAGGTGGGCACTGTAACAGAAATGCCTCGGTTAATGACACTTAACCGAGATGGTTAAGTTATAAACaaacgcctcggttaatcatttaaccgaggcggttgtctttactcaaccgcctcggttaagtttctgtaaccgaggcggtttttctTAAGctaccgcctcggttaatagtaaCCGAGGCGGATGTACGGCCGGCGGCCCGGCgtctattaaccgaggtggtccGGGAGCCTGCCCGCCTCCGACGCCATTTGTAAGTGCCTCACAAAatagaattttgtagtagtgagaaTTATAACTATAGAATCCGTGCCAGCAAACAACTCTAAATTATAGTAAACAATATTAACGCTTATTtgttcaaataaatttattatgaaaatatattcaaTAACTaatctaataatatttattttgtgtTAGAATATTATAACTTTTTATATAACTTTAGTCAAAGTTCAACCCATTTAACTCATTGAAAATGAGAATTGAATTGTTTTATCATAATTTCTTATATATTATGAATAAAATTTGGCCACCACTTAGTTCTTGTTGGCATTTTAATATTATGACCAAAACCATAAGCAAATTTCTAGAAACTTCTTAAACTTTATAAAAAGGAAAATTATCAATTGTTGTAAAAGTATCAATTTTTATATTTTGGCACTAAatcaaatgaaaaatatcaatTGTTATAAAAGTATCAATTTTTATATTTTGACACTAAATCAAATGAGTAGCTAAATCATTTATCCATACATTGGAATACTCTAATTTTGGCATGTCAATATATTGGCTAGCTTTGATTTTGCCATAGTAAAACCAGGAAGCCAACCAATTAGGCTCAACAAGCCAGATCGGCCATCTTATTAAGATTTCGAGCTACTTTGTTAGAAAACAACAAAAACAAACGATTCAGCTCGGATTCTGAAAAGCTCGAGCTAACTCCGCCGGTACCACTGGcctgcttttctttttttaatgaaaagTGTACCTATATTAAGAGTTAAGGAACATGTACAAAGCCAGTGTAACTATAGATACACCATACAAGGATATAGAGGCCAGCTGTCCTACCCAACTTGCACCAAGGGCTCAACAAAATAAAAACTACAACTAGAACCTGAGACCCTTTGCAGGCCGAGAACTCTAGAAATCCCCGCCGCTAGAGACCGCCGGCtccggccgtcgccgcccagCTATAGATCTAAGGAATCTCCATCGCATGAACGCTTTGAAATTAATGAGCCACAGCAGATGAGGCCATCGCCAAAGTCCTTCAGTTAGGGTGGTACCCTCAATATTGGACTGAAACTCGTTGCCCGTAATGACCGCCGCTATGGGATCCCCGAGCTCGATCCAACCTCCCGGATTCCGCTACACCAGCAGCCCCTGATGAAGACCCCTGGGGGAATCTCAATCTTTTGGTGACGGCAAACTGGATAGCTTGATTAGGGGGAGGAAAGTTACATTCACGGCCTGACTACAACTTCCAGTGACGTTGCAATACACCACCATCCAAGGTCGCCACAACTTGTAGAGCGCGACCACAGCCACAAGGGAATAAGTCTTGCATGCAATCGAAGAACTAGTAAGAGCAAGTAAACAACCATGATCACTATGGTGGGGTtcctgatgaggacatcctccactattacCCGCTAGCAAAGACGCAACAAAAAAAATGGGCCAAGTGGCCCAGTTGTAGTCGGGCGGCGACAGTGTGAGCCTCTGAATAATCTCACCTTGcttagcttgggaggaggaagccacCTTAAAAGAGAGAGCCACCCTTCCTCTATTGGACTAGTCTTTTGGGGCGATTGGACCTTTTTCTGAGTGGGTGCGCCGGAGTGCGGTTCTAAGATTGCCGAGGCACAACACAAGAGGCCCTAGTGGTGTTGTAGGCCAGATCGGTGCGTCGTAATTTTGGATACCGGTGCTAAGGCCCTTATTTAAGGAGGTgggaatgatgaggacatcctccactattacccaGTGGCAAAGacataacaaaaaaaatggGCGAAGTGGCCCAGTTGTAGTCGGGCGGTGACCGTGTGAGCCTCTGAATAATCCCATCTTGCTTAGCTTGGAAGGAGGAAGCCACCTTAAAAGGTAGAGCCACCCTTCCTCTATTGGACTAGTCTTTTGGGGTGATTGGGCATTTTCCTGAATGGGTGCGCCGGAGTGCGGTGCTAAGATTGCCAAGGCACAACGAGAGGCCCTAGTGGCGTTGTAGGCCGGATCGGTGCGTCGTAATTTCGGATgccggtgctaagattgcgggATTCAGGGaatccggatcggtgtgtcgggCTTTTCATCCAACCCCACCTGGGCTGGATGCATCAGTTCCGAAAGCAAGAAGACAAGCGGCTGGATCAGCATGCGCGCTTCATGGAAGTAGTGATAGATATCTTGCAAAAACAAAACCCAACCACTCAGTTGCGGTTGCTGATGGTTTATATATGTGGGAGAGTAGATAAGAGGCATGGAGGGGTGTAAAACTTAATTTAGGAAGGCCCCTAGTGGATTGAACAAGATACAAAGGCCTCAACCCAAGACTGAAGTTCCGAATATCTTTCTGCAGTTTCTGGTCGGCCCCGATGGGTATCCCTTATATTTATACCCGACAAAAAGAATAACATTAAGGTTAGCAGGAGCATAGGCATAGAACAGTATCTATTCAAGTTAGCAAGGGCTATACTACACACAAGGTTAGGGCTACAGGTGCCACGAATTCTAGACATCATGGTGAATGTCCTGTGCTAGGTCCTACTAGGCCCATTACATCTTTGAGAACTCCTACATAGTACCTGAATGTGGGTGACTTCGCAAGACCTGCTGAAGTGTGTTGGACggatagggctatcaccacctattGCCCACCCGTTACCTGGACAAGTAAAGAGTTAGAGCAAAcctgaaagcacaacgaaccgatattcTTACCTGGATCGTCTAGCCTAACCACATAACCCATAATAAAACAAGGAATGGTATGATAAACTATCGAGATAGCATATCAACCACGGATAAACTTATATTATGAGGTTGGTTCCTGCCATCTCTTCATAAGGAAACTTGTCAAACCGACCTTGGGAGGGTAAGATTGAATCACCAGCCAAAGTTCACCTGGACGGGACGCTGTCTAGGTTCGGCCGAGCCCCAAGTGGTCCCTCTAGCCACCGATTTTCACCAGTGATTGACATGTTGGTCTTGATCTTATCCATTGGGTGATGCTCTCTTGGAACGTTGGTTTTTTCTGACATATGGGCCCTCTTTATATGTGTGATGCAGGACAAGATCTTTGTGTGTTTTAGCTGCATCTTCTGTGTGTTCTCTTGATATTCTGTACTTGTGAACCTAAAATGGCTAGATGGCATACaattgtggagctaggttaTAGTGATaaaaatatgtgagtaaggtgtatatagttttcctttatcaTGAGTATATAGTTAACGGTCGGATTTCGCACTTAAGGACCATCAATAGAGGCCTACTGATAAGAAATCTTGAGCTTGTCAATAAAGGTATGCTCATCAACACTCCTTGGCGCTTGGTCCATAATTGAAATTCTTTTGTTGCAATGATAATCATATCTAAGTATTATCCTCATGCTTCTTTATGGACTGCTGCAACTTATGTTCCTAAATCAACCTTTTGGAGCTCTATTCTTAGCATTAGGTATCATCTTGAACAAAATGTCACCATCCAATTCATTGATGTGGCAACATATTTATTTGGAATCAGCCTTGGAGTCCTTTTTGGAGGCAAATGCATGAAAAACCAAACCTTGAGCAAGAAGTTTATCAAATATGGGATAGGGTTTCTCATCTATGGCGGTCAAACATGAAAACTTGGGATTCTGATAAAATTATCACCATATTTGGACAATGAACTTGGGACGCCCTTGTGTATGTTCCTATCATTGCAGGTACATGACTAGATAAGTTTTGCTGGGAGCTAACCTCTAATGGACAATGCACTTCCAAGAGTCCCTATAAGATGCTAGCAGTGGATGAGGCAACAAATTCACCACCCACTAATATTCCCATGCGGGTTCTGCAGATCTTACATCAAGTATGGGCAGACAAAATAATCTAGCCTCGGGTTTAAACGTTTGCTTGGAGGTTGCATAGATTAGCCTTGGTGGTTGCTTATATATGCCCATGTTGTGGATGCACTCAAAAAACTTGCTCATGTTGTGGAGGCGTAGAAAATGAGATTCACATGTTTTTTTAGTGTAGTTATATATGCCAAGATAGTGTGGTTTTCTTCCGTGATTGGAATTCAAGCTCATGCTCTGTCTTCTTCAAGTCATGGGCTTCACATGCAAGTTATGACAATATTGCAATAAGGACTATCACAAGCAACTACATGTATGATTTTTCCAGCTTGTGGTGCCTTTGGAAATCTTGTAATGATAGGTTCAACAATATTCATTGGTCGCCTGCAAGAGTGCTCCATGAGACCAGAGCTATAGATATGTCTTACAACGTGGCTCTGGTAAAAGATATGACTCCTCCGGATCCTTTAATACAGTCCAGTCACCATCACCCAAATTCACAAGGTACGTTACAAAGCTGATCCAATGTAGGTACATGATTGTCCAAGAGTGATGAGCACATGACACCTTCGGATATGAACATTGATTATAAAGTGAGTTTGTTCTTACATTTGCATAATGATTTCATATACAATTCACTTGGTTCCACATGTACATGTCATTATTTGCTTGTAGGTACAATCCACACATGGGAGCTAGGCACATGTTGGAGGATGTCTCGAACATGTGAAGAGGACTTCAAAGATGGCCAAGGACGTCCTTCCCCTTGGCCACCACCTTTGGAGACCAGCAAGGGCGCCCCAGCCAAGGTGGAGGGCCAAACCGATTCAACTTCGAGTCTGATTCGGAGTCCAAGAGCATTCAGTAATAAAACAGATGCCCAGGTCGTAAATGGAGTCGGATTTGGACGTTCTTTATATGgctggaaagataatttgaagTCGCTTCCAATGGCACCAGTTTTAGGCCCAAATTCATCTGGAGTTGATAGGAATCGTTCGAGGAATTCGATGTCCAGTTTCTGTCCCGGCGCTGCGACGCCGTCTTTCGGTCTTTGGGCCTTGTATCATGTTGGAGCCCATTAGGGGTGCGTCCAAGGGTCTCGCACGACCCTACGGAGTTTCTTAGCAGCCGCCACACccttgttagggtttgggtatTGTTTAAGTTATTCTGTACAGAACAGTTCGCTGCTagatcggtttgtgagaccccaactcgtgagtttaatcattcatctgcaatTTGGTTGTGTTCTtccttgttcttgcttgtgttcttcgattcgcaggCAAGGATTAGCCTTCGTGGCAAGGTCAACCGGGCAGTGCACGGTTGATAACCAAGAGACGACATGGTGGTTCGATTGCGGGCTCGGGTCTTGttgatctgaagccggatcgctTGTGTCGGATTGTCGACAAATCGATAGTTATCCTCCTGACGGAAGATTGGGACCCCTGTTCCCATCAAAGAGCGTGATTCTTCAGAACCAAACTGGGATCGGAGTCTTCATACTTTCTTCTCGGAGGCATACACTATCGTCTGGATACTTTTTTCAGGTTGCAATAACTCCATGCATCTTAGAACCATTGGAAGCAGAAGATTGGGCATTACTACTAGGTGCAAGGCTTGCTGCAGCACTAAACTTGTAGGTGCTGAACTTCCTCACAGACAACGAAATACATTAGGTGTAGCTAAAAGGAGATCATCACGCCATTACCCTCGTCATTGGTCATTGCAACCAATTCTTTCTAAGTTTGCACAAATCACTAAAGGGATGCAACATTCGATCATCAAAATCAACAGGGACTCAAACAATGTGGCTGACTGGCTCGCAAAGCAGGCAAGACAGGCAACAATTCCTAGTCCTTGCCTTTTCTCTTGCATAGCAAATGTGCATTCTACTAATCAATGTACTGTGCAAAGTGCCCATATTTATATTGTGCCTCTAAGTAATGCAATATaccatttttaaaaaaaatagtttcAAATACTAGTACACACCAAACACGCAATGACTAAAATAACAAAATATTGTACACGAAAGTGCGGAACATGGTGCCGGTTGATATGGGCTTCCTTCCCTCGGCATTAGACAACACACTTTATTTGTTGGAATTGTCTGTACTAGAAGGAGATAGCAAAGGGCTCCACAAACAACAAATGGATGGTATCCTTGAGGTTCCGACAGTTAGTGAAATTATCATCCTGGTTGTACATGAATTCCTAGTCCTTGCCTTTTCTCTTGCATAGCAAATGTGCATTCTACTAATCAATGTACTGTGCAAAGTGCCCATATTTATATTGTGCCTCTAAGTAATGCAATATaccatttttaaaaaaaaaatagtttcaAATACTAGTACACACCAAACACGCAATGACTAAAATAACAAAATATTGTACACGAAAGTGCGGAACATGGTGCCGGTTGATATGGGCTTCCTTCCCTCGGCATTAGACAACACACTTTATTTGTTGGAATTGTCTGTACTAGAAGGAGATAGCAAAGGGCTCCACAAAACAACAAATGGATGGTATCCTTGAGGTTCTGACAGTTAGTGAAATTATCATCCTGGTTGTACATGAATTCCATCGTCCTGGTCATGTTGAATATGCTCTCCAGTAGCTGCCTGGGCACTCCATTATCAGGGTTCAACCACTCATGGTTAAAATCTTTCCATGTATCCTCTTTAAGTTCCTCTATCTTCTTGCGTGCAATCTGAATTGAGACATTGTGCTCTTTCATGTAGCTTTTGATGGTTGAAGCAACATGAGGCGTCAGTTGCTCTCGCTGCATGCACAAGTTTGAATTTGTAGCCATATTGTTTGAGAATCTCATAAGCACCTGCTAGAAGAGCATAGACCCAAGAAATTAGCATTACCTCATATGACTGGAGATCATCCAATAGTCTCAATATTATGCAAAGATCCTTTACAATTTTAGGCATGGTAGAAACCCAATCAAAAGAGTCCTTCGTTGCTATGTCGTCCATTCCAACAAAGGAAGCGCATGCCAACAGGTGACATGCACCAGTCCTTAGTGAAACCTGTAGATGCTCATTGACCGTTCTTGGAATATATCCTTCTTCACGCATTTTTACCTCCTTGTTGTAGCCTCTAATCAGATCTATTGTCTGCAGATATATACCAGTTAGTACATAAGGAAattcacatatatatatatatcataatATCAAAATATACATTTTTTGTATAACTTTTAGTTGAAGATGTATATATAGATTTAATAGTAAGAAGGGAAATGTAATAACATACAAAGTTTTTCAGGTAGGCCATGCGATATTTCTCATCCCGCGCTAGCTCATGGTCCATGGCTTCATAGCTATCAAAAAATTTTCCAAGCGCATGCTTCATGCACTCCGGGAGTCCATCACCAAATTTTGTATCCCATCTGCGATTTATTATTTCCCACCAAATATATGAATGTTACATACTTACATGTGTCCACAAAACAATAGAAAGAGAGCTAACATACTAACAATGTATCCTTCACGGGATTCAAGTCATCCATAATTATATATTGTGCATGCAAAGTTCTTATTATGAGTACATTTAGAGTCACTCAAAACTGAGGTTGgtgataattttttttagttATGTGCCTTATAGAAGATATAGGTTAAATGTGTTGCAATTATCTGACATGGAAACCCACTGCATAAAACACATGAGAAATTGatacaaaaatataaagattCAGCAAAAGTTTAGTTCAGAATTTCAGAGAATGGATATCATTTTATTAAATTAGACATAAGCGGGTCCTGATTCATCTTTCATGGATGCAATACTTAAATACCTAAAAATGACATACCAATTTCACTTTAGTGATTCTTTGCATGGAACTTAgaaaataaattcaaaattttaatttattatGTAGCATAGAAAATATTTCTCATCAGGCAAGCAGGCACAAACCTTTCTACGCAGTTGGTGAGTAACTCACACTCTTCCATAGTTCCATAGGAATCAAAGATATCATCAAATATGCCGATTATAGCAATCATCATAGTCAATATGATTCGGCCTCGTGACTGGCATGGTTCAAAATATACTCCTACAATCCAAAAATAGCACTCAACGACTCTATCCCGGGCAAATGGAAGCTTTGACTCAATCTCTAGACCCTTCCACCATCTGCTTCGTTTTGAAAACCTTATTCATTAGTATAGGTGTTTAAGAACTCAAGTAAAAGAATAAAATTAGAATTATATATGAATCCATGTTCTTTATTAGTAATGATTTTCATTCTTTGAAATCGTAATATATGGGACAGATTTTAAACAATGGCAGTACTACACCTTGTAATGATTTCCAATTCCTGCTGATGACGCAACTGCATAATATTAGAATTTAACTTTGCAAGTTGCAGCACTGTGTCATGCACTGTAACATCTTTCTCCAATGTGGAGACATAATACTTTGACTCGTAAATTCTGACCCTTCTAGGGAGGGGAATCTCAAGTGCACATTTGATTTCATGTGCTAATGATCCTTCCAGCGAGGGTAATATTGCTTCTAAATGAGTTCTGGT
This window of the Panicum virgatum strain AP13 chromosome 1K, P.virgatum_v5, whole genome shotgun sequence genome carries:
- the LOC120700602 gene encoding alpha-terpineol synthase, chloroplastic-like isoform X1; this translates as MTTLSLRPAGQCNGSCLLAPATARQPRISWWRRQQRQTTLHRQQMQQCSVATLHNDKVDDRLGKNPCNFHPSIWGDFFLHYYDAAASSKQQQTWMVERADEVKQDVAKIVASSVAWDLHHRLQLIDALERLCLDHLFEDDINAALTQIRTVNLTDCDLHTVAMWFYLLRKHGHRVSPDVFVRFKDQEGSFLANNPVELLSLYNAAHLGTHGEIILDEAVVFTRTHLEAILPSLEGSLAHEIKCALEIPLPRRVRIYESKYYVSTLEKDVTVHDTVLQLAKLNSNIMQLRHQQELEIITRWWKGLEIESKLPFARDRVVECYFWIVGVYFEPCQSRGRIILTMMIAIIGIFDDIFDSYGTMEECELLTNCVERWDTKFGDGLPECMKHALGKFFDSYEAMDHELARDEKYRMAYLKNFTIDLIRGYNKEVKMREEGYIPRTVNEHLQVSLRTGACHLLACASFVGMDDIATKDSFDWVSTMPKIVKDLCIILRLLDDLQSYEREQLTPHVASTIKSYMKEHNVSIQIARKKIEELKEDTWKDFNHEWLNPDNGVPRQLLESIFNMTRTMEFMYNQDDNFTNCQNLKDTIHLLFCGALCYLLLVQTIPTNKVCCLMPREGSPYQPAPCSALSCTIFCYFSHCVFGVY
- the LOC120700602 gene encoding alpha-terpineol synthase, chloroplastic-like isoform X5, with translation MVEQQTWMVERADEVKQDVAKIVASSVAWDLHHRLQLIDALERLCLDHLFEDDINAALTQIRTVNLTDCDLHTVAMWFYLLRKHGHRVSPDVFVRFKDQEGSFLANNPVELLSLYNAAHLGTHGEIILDEAVVFTRTHLEAILPSLEGSLAHEIKCALEIPLPRRVRIYESKYYVSTLEKDVTVHDTVLQLAKLNSNIMQLRHQQELEIITRWWKGLEIESKLPFARDRVVECYFWIVGVYFEPCQSRGRIILTMMIAIIGIFDDIFDSYGTMEECELLTNCVERWDTKFGDGLPECMKHALGKFFDSYEAMDHELARDEKYRMAYLKNFTIDLIRGYNKEVKMREEGYIPRTVNEHLQVSLRTGACHLLACASFVGMDDIATKDSFDWVSTMPKIVKDLCIILRLLDDLQSYEREQLTPHVASTIKSYMKEHNVSIQIARKKIEELKEDTWKDFNHEWLNPDNGVPRQLLESIFNMTRTMEFMYNQDDNFTNCQNLKDTIHLLFCGALCYLLLVQTIPTNKVCCLMPREGSPYQPAPCSALSCTIFCYFSHCVFGVY
- the LOC120700602 gene encoding alpha-terpineol synthase, chloroplastic-like isoform X6 — translated: MVEQTWMVERADEVKQDVAKIVASSVAWDLHHRLQLIDALERLCLDHLFEDDINAALTQIRTVNLTDCDLHTVAMWFYLLRKHGHRVSPDVFVRFKDQEGSFLANNPVELLSLYNAAHLGTHGEIILDEAVVFTRTHLEAILPSLEGSLAHEIKCALEIPLPRRVRIYESKYYVSTLEKDVTVHDTVLQLAKLNSNIMQLRHQQELEIITRWWKGLEIESKLPFARDRVVECYFWIVGVYFEPCQSRGRIILTMMIAIIGIFDDIFDSYGTMEECELLTNCVERWDTKFGDGLPECMKHALGKFFDSYEAMDHELARDEKYRMAYLKNFTIDLIRGYNKEVKMREEGYIPRTVNEHLQVSLRTGACHLLACASFVGMDDIATKDSFDWVSTMPKIVKDLCIILRLLDDLQSYEREQLTPHVASTIKSYMKEHNVSIQIARKKIEELKEDTWKDFNHEWLNPDNGVPRQLLESIFNMTRTMEFMYNQDDNFTNCQNLKDTIHLLFCGALCYLLLVQTIPTNKVCCLMPREGSPYQPAPCSALSCTIFCYFSHCVFGVY